A genomic region of Saccopteryx bilineata isolate mSacBil1 chromosome 1, mSacBil1_pri_phased_curated, whole genome shotgun sequence contains the following coding sequences:
- the CDSN gene encoding corneodesmosin isoform X1 has translation MGCSRAPRPGCVGGRGLLALLLAGLLLPGTLAKSIGTFSDPCMDPMRITSPSDPCLTGKDGSSSSISSSGGSSGSSGSSVSSGSSGSSRPSGSSSSSGSSHPSGSSGSSSSSGSSSSSGSSGSSVSSGSSRPSGSSGSSGSSSSSGSSSSSGSSGSSVSSGSSRPSGSSRPSGSSSSSGSSGSSGSSGSSGSSRPSGSSSSSSSSRPSGSSGGPSGPSVAQGGSSGTLLFKPGPGYSQSSHVSGSGSALPTGDGSSRYVISSSQSGGSSSSSSSVSQTSWISGSGGQRVNSNLRPCSSDVPDSPCSGGPVVSHSGSSYISGSHSVSGGQRPVVVVVEQHGSGGPGGAPGAPCSNGAVPGKPCPPITFVDKPYGGYEVVGGSSNSYLAPGMTYSGGKIYPVGYFTKENPIRGSPGAPSFAAGPPISEGKYFSSNPIIPSHGSSSASVLSSSGGSSIIVFQPVGTGGVQPCRVGSAGSQGPCSLSGSGVHSGSSASGGSGPHPNPCGGGSVSQGPCSSPSSGSGSSSSSGSGSSSGSSSTVVRQPCGSKSTPTGDPCASVSSTTLSGGPGGSPQPDPSASAQPCGGSSGRTPCRSLRDVLAQVQPLGPQLADPKVFLSQGQSPDRT, from the exons ATGGGCTGCTCACGGGCACCCCGGCCCGGGTGTGTGGGAGGGCGAGGGCTGCTGGCCCTGCTGCTGGCTGGCCTGCTCCTGCCAG GGACCTTGGCTAAGAGCATCGGGACCTTCTCAGACCCCTGTATGGACCCCATGCGCATCACCTCCCCCAGCGACCCCTGTCTCACTGGGAAGGACGGGTCCAGCAGCTCCATTTCCAGTTCTGGTGGCTCCAGTGGCTCCAGTGGTTCCAGTGTTTCCAGTGGCTCTAGCGGCTCCAGTCGTCCCAGTGGCTCCAGCAGCTCCAGTGGCTCCAGTCATCCCAGTGGCTCCAGTGGTTCCAGCAGCTCCAGTGGTTCCAGCAGCTCCAGTGGCTCCAGTGGCTCCAGTGTTTCCAGTGGCTCCAGTCGTCCCAGTGGCTCCAGCGGCTCCAGTGGTTCCAGCAGCTCCAGTGGTTCCAGCAGCTCCAGTGGCTCCAGTGGCTCCAGTGTTTCCAGTGGCTCCAGTCGTCCCAGTGGCTCCAGTCGTCCCAGTGGTTCCAGCAGCTCCAGTGGTTCCAGTGGCTCCAGCGGCTCCAGTGGTTCCAGTGGCTCCAGTCGTCCCAGTGGTTCCAGCAGCTCCAGCAGCTCCAGTCGACCCAGTGGCTCCAGCGGTGGCCCCAGCGGCCCCAGTGTTGCCCAGGGCGGCTCCTCAGGAACTCTGCTATTTAAGCCGGGACCCGGGTACTCCCAGAGCAGCCACGTCTCTGGGTCTGGCTCAGCTCTACCCACGGGTGACGGTTCTTCCCGCTACGTGATCAGCTCTTCCCAGTCCGGAGgaagctccagctccagctcctctGTTTCCCAGACTTCCTGGATCTCCGGCAGCGGTGGCCAAAGGGTCAACTCTAACCTGCGCCCCTGTAGTTCGGACGTCCCCGACTCTCCCTGCAGCGGGGGACCCGTCGTCTCGCACTCGGGTTCCTCCTACATCTCCGGCTCCCACTCGGTGTCGGGGGGTCAGAggccggtggtggtggtggtggagcagCACGGCTCTGGTGGCCCCGGTGGGGCCCCAGGCGCCCCCTGCAGCAACGGCGCTGTTCCCGGCAAGCCCTGCCCCCCCATCACCTTTGTGGACAAGCCCTACGGCGGCTACGAGGTGGTGGGCGGCTCTTCTAACAGTTACCTGGCCCCCGGCATGACTTACAGCGGGGGCAAAATCTACCCGGTGGGCTACTTCACCAAAGAGAACCCTATCCGGGGCTCCCCCGGGGCGCCCTCCTTTGCCGCGGGGCCCCCCATCTCTGAGGGCAAATACTTCTCCAGCAACCCCATCATCCCCAGCCACGGCTCGTCCAGTGCCAGCGTCCTCTCGTCGTCGGGGGGCTCCTCGATCATCGTGTTCCAGCCGGTGGGCACCGGCGGGGTCCAGCCCTGCAGGGTCGGCTCCGCAGGCTCGCAGGGGCCCTGCTCCCTCTCCGGCTCCGGAGTCCACAGCGGCTCCAGCGCTTCCGGCGGCTCCGGGCCACACCCCAACCCCTGTGGCGGCGGCAGCGTGTCCCAGGGGCCCTGCTCCTCACCCAGCTCCGGTTCCGGCTCCAGCTCCAGTTCCGGTTCCGGCTCCAGCTCCGGCTCCAGCAGCACAGTCGTCCGTCAGCCCTGCGGCAGCAAGTCCACCCCCACTGGTGACCCTTGCGCTTCTGTCTCCTCCACGACACTGAGCGGGGGTCCCGGCGGCTCTCCCCAGCCAGACCCCTCAGCGAGCGCCCAGCCCTGCGGCGGCAGCTCTGGGAGGACGCCTTGCCGCTCCCTCCGGGACGTCCTGGCCCAAGTGCAGCCCCTGGGGCCCCAGTTAGCTGACCCCAAAGTCTTCCTGTCCCAGGGACAGTCGCCTGATCGTACCTAA
- the C1H6orf15 gene encoding LOW QUALITY PROTEIN: uncharacterized protein C6orf15 homolog (The sequence of the model RefSeq protein was modified relative to this genomic sequence to represent the inferred CDS: inserted 1 base in 1 codon; substituted 1 base at 1 genomic stop codon), protein MRMERGDSLSAQPLAQPVPAAPAPQQDKGLAVWRPREGLDGAGHNAGLRGKVPAPLHLLLVCPPLSGLFARSISVAEEKVPQDLRTNLLLLGHPSWTGSSNPKHPQPDPDRGAKDLARVLLRPKAFPSDGSRPGGXGGLPSVGPWHSEGPWQITAAVEDHVGEALAXDGSFPSRAAALPLRGSPVPAGSWGSSPEASRPHPDSESGRPPRAHVPGAQGEVLAGCPPWSLSSRFPQPPLPGHPRGTLSPRVSWAGGGLGTGWGTRPMPHAVGGWGIDNQYPSASWGNANWYPRGCWENGHRHPGASWGNIHPHPGINNHLPPRVLHPPGSSWNTPAGFPNPQNPGSQWG, encoded by the exons ATGAGGATGGAACGTGGAGATTCGCTGTCTGCACAGCCACTGGCCCAGCCCGTTCCTGCAGCCCCCGCCCCCCAACAGGATAAAGGGCTGGCTGTCTGGAGGCCCCGCGAGGGGCTGGATGGAGCTGGGCACAACGCAGGGCTGCGTGGCAAGGTGCCGgctcctctgcacctgctcctggtcTGCCCTCCTCTCTCGG GCCTCTTTGCCCGGAGCATCAGTGTAGCAGAGGAGAAAGTTCCCCAAGACTTGCGGACCAACTTGCTTCTGCTCGGACACCCTTCCTGGACCGGTTCCTCCAACCCCAAACATCCTCAGCCCGATCCCGACCGTGGGGCCAAGGACTTAGCAAGGGTTCTGCTGAGGCCCAAGGCTTTTCCATCAGACGGCTCCCGGCCAGGGG TCGGGGGGCTGCCTTCCGTGGGTCCCTGGCACTCTGAGGGTCCCTGGCAGATCACGGCTGCTGTGGAGGACCACGTGGGGGAAGCCCTGGCCTAGGACGGGTCTTTCCCTTCCAGGGCTGCGGCTCTCCCTCTGAGGGGCAGTCCTGTGCCTGCCGGGTCCTGGGGGTCCTCCCCTGAGGCTTCACGCCCCCACCCGGACTCTGAGTCTGGACGGCCACCTCGTGCCCACGTGCCAGGAGCCCAGGGAGAAGTCCTCGCCGGATGCCCACCCTGGTCTCTCAGCAGCAGGTTTCCACAGCCACCTCTGCCAGGTCACCCCCGGGGGACCCTGAGTCCCCGCGTGTCCTGGGCAGGTGGAGGTCTTGGGACTGGATGGGGAACCAGGCCGATGCCCCACGCTGTGGGAGGCTGGGGTATCGATAATCAATACCCAAGTGCCAGCTGGGGAAATGCTAATTGGTACCCAAGAGGCTGCTGGGAGAATGGTCATCGGCATCCAGGTGCCAGCTGGGGGAATATTCATCCACACCCAGGCATTAATAATCACctcc CCCCACGAGTTCTCCATCCTCCTGGCTCTTCCTGGAACACCCCGGCGGGCTTCCCCAACCCTCAAAACCCCGGGTCGCAATGGGGTTAG
- the CDSN gene encoding corneodesmosin isoform X2 — MGCSRAPRPGCVGGRGLLALLLAGLLLPGTLAKSIGTFSDPCMDPMRITSPSDPCLTGKDGSSSSISSSGGSSGSSGSSVSSGSSRPSGSSGSSGSSSSSGSSSSSGSSGSSVSSGSSRPSGSSRPSGSSSSSGSSGSSGSSGSSGSSRPSGSSSSSSSSRPSGSSGGPSGPSVAQGGSSGTLLFKPGPGYSQSSHVSGSGSALPTGDGSSRYVISSSQSGGSSSSSSSVSQTSWISGSGGQRVNSNLRPCSSDVPDSPCSGGPVVSHSGSSYISGSHSVSGGQRPVVVVVEQHGSGGPGGAPGAPCSNGAVPGKPCPPITFVDKPYGGYEVVGGSSNSYLAPGMTYSGGKIYPVGYFTKENPIRGSPGAPSFAAGPPISEGKYFSSNPIIPSHGSSSASVLSSSGGSSIIVFQPVGTGGVQPCRVGSAGSQGPCSLSGSGVHSGSSASGGSGPHPNPCGGGSVSQGPCSSPSSGSGSSSSSGSGSSSGSSSTVVRQPCGSKSTPTGDPCASVSSTTLSGGPGGSPQPDPSASAQPCGGSSGRTPCRSLRDVLAQVQPLGPQLADPKVFLSQGQSPDRT; from the exons ATGGGCTGCTCACGGGCACCCCGGCCCGGGTGTGTGGGAGGGCGAGGGCTGCTGGCCCTGCTGCTGGCTGGCCTGCTCCTGCCAG GGACCTTGGCTAAGAGCATCGGGACCTTCTCAGACCCCTGTATGGACCCCATGCGCATCACCTCCCCCAGCGACCCCTGTCTCACTGGGAAGGACGGGTCCAGCAGCTCCATTTCCAGTTCTGGTG GCTCCAGTGGCTCCAGTGGCTCCAGTGTTTCCAGTGGCTCCAGTCGTCCCAGTGGCTCCAGCGGCTCCAGTGGTTCCAGCAGCTCCAGTGGTTCCAGCAGCTCCAGTGGCTCCAGTGGCTCCAGTGTTTCCAGTGGCTCCAGTCGTCCCAGTGGCTCCAGTCGTCCCAGTGGTTCCAGCAGCTCCAGTGGTTCCAGTGGCTCCAGCGGCTCCAGTGGTTCCAGTGGCTCCAGTCGTCCCAGTGGTTCCAGCAGCTCCAGCAGCTCCAGTCGACCCAGTGGCTCCAGCGGTGGCCCCAGCGGCCCCAGTGTTGCCCAGGGCGGCTCCTCAGGAACTCTGCTATTTAAGCCGGGACCCGGGTACTCCCAGAGCAGCCACGTCTCTGGGTCTGGCTCAGCTCTACCCACGGGTGACGGTTCTTCCCGCTACGTGATCAGCTCTTCCCAGTCCGGAGgaagctccagctccagctcctctGTTTCCCAGACTTCCTGGATCTCCGGCAGCGGTGGCCAAAGGGTCAACTCTAACCTGCGCCCCTGTAGTTCGGACGTCCCCGACTCTCCCTGCAGCGGGGGACCCGTCGTCTCGCACTCGGGTTCCTCCTACATCTCCGGCTCCCACTCGGTGTCGGGGGGTCAGAggccggtggtggtggtggtggagcagCACGGCTCTGGTGGCCCCGGTGGGGCCCCAGGCGCCCCCTGCAGCAACGGCGCTGTTCCCGGCAAGCCCTGCCCCCCCATCACCTTTGTGGACAAGCCCTACGGCGGCTACGAGGTGGTGGGCGGCTCTTCTAACAGTTACCTGGCCCCCGGCATGACTTACAGCGGGGGCAAAATCTACCCGGTGGGCTACTTCACCAAAGAGAACCCTATCCGGGGCTCCCCCGGGGCGCCCTCCTTTGCCGCGGGGCCCCCCATCTCTGAGGGCAAATACTTCTCCAGCAACCCCATCATCCCCAGCCACGGCTCGTCCAGTGCCAGCGTCCTCTCGTCGTCGGGGGGCTCCTCGATCATCGTGTTCCAGCCGGTGGGCACCGGCGGGGTCCAGCCCTGCAGGGTCGGCTCCGCAGGCTCGCAGGGGCCCTGCTCCCTCTCCGGCTCCGGAGTCCACAGCGGCTCCAGCGCTTCCGGCGGCTCCGGGCCACACCCCAACCCCTGTGGCGGCGGCAGCGTGTCCCAGGGGCCCTGCTCCTCACCCAGCTCCGGTTCCGGCTCCAGCTCCAGTTCCGGTTCCGGCTCCAGCTCCGGCTCCAGCAGCACAGTCGTCCGTCAGCCCTGCGGCAGCAAGTCCACCCCCACTGGTGACCCTTGCGCTTCTGTCTCCTCCACGACACTGAGCGGGGGTCCCGGCGGCTCTCCCCAGCCAGACCCCTCAGCGAGCGCCCAGCCCTGCGGCGGCAGCTCTGGGAGGACGCCTTGCCGCTCCCTCCGGGACGTCCTGGCCCAAGTGCAGCCCCTGGGGCCCCAGTTAGCTGACCCCAAAGTCTTCCTGTCCCAGGGACAGTCGCCTGATCGTACCTAA
- the CDSN gene encoding corneodesmosin isoform X3, producing MGCSRAPRPGCVGGRGLLALLLAGLLLPGTLAKSIGTFSDPCMDPMRITSPSDPCLTGKDGSSSSISSSGGSSGSSVSSGSSRPSGSSGSSGSSSSSGSSSSSGSSGSSVSSGSSRPSGSSRPSGSSSSSGSSGSSGSSGSSGSSRPSGSSSSSSSSRPSGSSGGPSGPSVAQGGSSGTLLFKPGPGYSQSSHVSGSGSALPTGDGSSRYVISSSQSGGSSSSSSSVSQTSWISGSGGQRVNSNLRPCSSDVPDSPCSGGPVVSHSGSSYISGSHSVSGGQRPVVVVVEQHGSGGPGGAPGAPCSNGAVPGKPCPPITFVDKPYGGYEVVGGSSNSYLAPGMTYSGGKIYPVGYFTKENPIRGSPGAPSFAAGPPISEGKYFSSNPIIPSHGSSSASVLSSSGGSSIIVFQPVGTGGVQPCRVGSAGSQGPCSLSGSGVHSGSSASGGSGPHPNPCGGGSVSQGPCSSPSSGSGSSSSSGSGSSSGSSSTVVRQPCGSKSTPTGDPCASVSSTTLSGGPGGSPQPDPSASAQPCGGSSGRTPCRSLRDVLAQVQPLGPQLADPKVFLSQGQSPDRT from the exons ATGGGCTGCTCACGGGCACCCCGGCCCGGGTGTGTGGGAGGGCGAGGGCTGCTGGCCCTGCTGCTGGCTGGCCTGCTCCTGCCAG GGACCTTGGCTAAGAGCATCGGGACCTTCTCAGACCCCTGTATGGACCCCATGCGCATCACCTCCCCCAGCGACCCCTGTCTCACTGGGAAGGACGGGTCCAGCAGCTCCATTTCCAGTTCTG GTGGCTCCAGTGGCTCCAGTGTTTCCAGTGGCTCCAGTCGTCCCAGTGGCTCCAGCGGCTCCAGTGGTTCCAGCAGCTCCAGTGGTTCCAGCAGCTCCAGTGGCTCCAGTGGCTCCAGTGTTTCCAGTGGCTCCAGTCGTCCCAGTGGCTCCAGTCGTCCCAGTGGTTCCAGCAGCTCCAGTGGTTCCAGTGGCTCCAGCGGCTCCAGTGGTTCCAGTGGCTCCAGTCGTCCCAGTGGTTCCAGCAGCTCCAGCAGCTCCAGTCGACCCAGTGGCTCCAGCGGTGGCCCCAGCGGCCCCAGTGTTGCCCAGGGCGGCTCCTCAGGAACTCTGCTATTTAAGCCGGGACCCGGGTACTCCCAGAGCAGCCACGTCTCTGGGTCTGGCTCAGCTCTACCCACGGGTGACGGTTCTTCCCGCTACGTGATCAGCTCTTCCCAGTCCGGAGgaagctccagctccagctcctctGTTTCCCAGACTTCCTGGATCTCCGGCAGCGGTGGCCAAAGGGTCAACTCTAACCTGCGCCCCTGTAGTTCGGACGTCCCCGACTCTCCCTGCAGCGGGGGACCCGTCGTCTCGCACTCGGGTTCCTCCTACATCTCCGGCTCCCACTCGGTGTCGGGGGGTCAGAggccggtggtggtggtggtggagcagCACGGCTCTGGTGGCCCCGGTGGGGCCCCAGGCGCCCCCTGCAGCAACGGCGCTGTTCCCGGCAAGCCCTGCCCCCCCATCACCTTTGTGGACAAGCCCTACGGCGGCTACGAGGTGGTGGGCGGCTCTTCTAACAGTTACCTGGCCCCCGGCATGACTTACAGCGGGGGCAAAATCTACCCGGTGGGCTACTTCACCAAAGAGAACCCTATCCGGGGCTCCCCCGGGGCGCCCTCCTTTGCCGCGGGGCCCCCCATCTCTGAGGGCAAATACTTCTCCAGCAACCCCATCATCCCCAGCCACGGCTCGTCCAGTGCCAGCGTCCTCTCGTCGTCGGGGGGCTCCTCGATCATCGTGTTCCAGCCGGTGGGCACCGGCGGGGTCCAGCCCTGCAGGGTCGGCTCCGCAGGCTCGCAGGGGCCCTGCTCCCTCTCCGGCTCCGGAGTCCACAGCGGCTCCAGCGCTTCCGGCGGCTCCGGGCCACACCCCAACCCCTGTGGCGGCGGCAGCGTGTCCCAGGGGCCCTGCTCCTCACCCAGCTCCGGTTCCGGCTCCAGCTCCAGTTCCGGTTCCGGCTCCAGCTCCGGCTCCAGCAGCACAGTCGTCCGTCAGCCCTGCGGCAGCAAGTCCACCCCCACTGGTGACCCTTGCGCTTCTGTCTCCTCCACGACACTGAGCGGGGGTCCCGGCGGCTCTCCCCAGCCAGACCCCTCAGCGAGCGCCCAGCCCTGCGGCGGCAGCTCTGGGAGGACGCCTTGCCGCTCCCTCCGGGACGTCCTGGCCCAAGTGCAGCCCCTGGGGCCCCAGTTAGCTGACCCCAAAGTCTTCCTGTCCCAGGGACAGTCGCCTGATCGTACCTAA